One window of the Streptomyces asoensis genome contains the following:
- a CDS encoding DUF6529 family protein, whose protein sequence is MTVDPNAATQGFPGPDPARRGPHPARYLVPALVAAAVALALGVYGKVHDPAGTAFNLAGFSSTGAVKSWLATAAMFFALVQLVSAAMLYGKLPGPDWSATLHRWSGRAAFLIAVPVAVHCLYALGYQTYETRVMWHSLLGCFFFGAFSAKMLLLRSERLPGWLLPVVGGLVFAVLTIIWLTSALWFFRTFGVTT, encoded by the coding sequence ATGACCGTCGACCCGAACGCCGCCACCCAGGGTTTCCCGGGCCCCGATCCCGCGCGGCGCGGCCCGCACCCGGCCCGCTATCTGGTCCCGGCGCTGGTCGCCGCCGCCGTGGCGCTCGCCCTGGGCGTGTACGGCAAGGTCCACGACCCGGCCGGGACGGCCTTCAACCTGGCCGGCTTCAGCAGCACGGGCGCGGTCAAGTCCTGGCTGGCGACGGCCGCGATGTTCTTCGCGCTGGTCCAGCTCGTCTCGGCCGCGATGCTGTACGGCAAGCTGCCGGGGCCCGACTGGTCCGCCACGCTGCACCGCTGGTCGGGTCGCGCGGCCTTTCTGATCGCGGTCCCGGTTGCGGTGCACTGCCTGTACGCGCTTGGCTATCAGACATACGAAACGCGCGTTATGTGGCACTCCCTCCTGGGTTGCTTCTTCTTCGGAGCATTCAGTGCCAAGATGCTGCTGCTCCGTTCGGAGCGACTCCCGGGATGGCTGCTGCCGGTCGTCGGCGGGCTCGTCTTCGCCGTACTCACGATCATCTGGCTGACCTCGGCCCTCTGGTTCTTCCGCACCTTCGGAGTGACGACATGA
- a CDS encoding Rieske (2Fe-2S) protein: MTLPATRRTVLLATGGAAAALATGCGEYGNEDDSSSEQSPKASAGQELAKTTDIPVGGGKIFAEEKVVVTQPTKDDFKAFSAVCTHQGCTVGSVADGIIHCPCHKSEFRIADGSVAGGPATKPLPSEQITVEGGAIKLT; this comes from the coding sequence ATGACCCTCCCCGCGACACGGCGCACGGTTCTCCTGGCGACGGGCGGCGCCGCAGCCGCGCTCGCCACGGGCTGCGGAGAGTACGGCAACGAGGACGACTCCTCGTCCGAGCAGTCCCCGAAGGCCTCCGCCGGCCAGGAGCTGGCGAAGACCACCGACATCCCCGTCGGCGGCGGCAAGATCTTCGCGGAGGAGAAGGTCGTCGTCACCCAGCCGACGAAGGACGACTTCAAGGCGTTCTCCGCGGTCTGCACCCATCAGGGCTGCACCGTCGGCAGCGTCGCCGACGGCATCATCCACTGCCCCTGCCACAAGAGCGAGTTCCGCATCGCCGACGGCTCGGTGGCCGGCGGCCCGGCGACGAAACCACTGCCCTCGGAACAGATCACCGTCGAGGGCGGCGCGATCAAGCTGACCTGA
- a CDS encoding ADP-ribosylglycohydrolase family protein, producing the protein MTTSTTVRKRATGSLLGLALGDALGFPTEFIGVPKILDWYGPWRAMELPEPARVSDDTQMTLAVGRGLRAAMDRGLLTPQGLEEPLRKEFVDWYRSPENNRAPGRTCLEACGLLQSSLPWQDASQIGSKGCGANMRVAPVGLVPGLSEEQRAGAAQLQSALTHGHPTALAASDLTAHAVRLLTQGAEPAALVGLLRAYAVDNRSRYHHRWLGDLWTRSQDPTPEHFIARGWDECLGVLERLQEALRDPAPEADPCLATGAGWIAEEAMATGLLCFLLFPDEPVTALRRAACSSGDSDSIACLAGAFAGAHAGADAWPTAWADRIEYQGELVTLGALWDQ; encoded by the coding sequence ATGACCACCTCGACCACCGTCAGGAAGCGCGCCACCGGGTCCCTGCTGGGACTCGCGCTGGGGGACGCGCTCGGGTTTCCGACCGAGTTCATCGGCGTGCCGAAGATTCTGGACTGGTACGGGCCCTGGCGTGCGATGGAACTGCCCGAGCCCGCCCGCGTGTCCGACGACACCCAGATGACGCTGGCGGTCGGGCGCGGACTGCGGGCGGCCATGGACCGGGGGCTGCTCACTCCGCAGGGCCTGGAGGAGCCGCTGCGGAAGGAGTTCGTCGACTGGTACCGCTCGCCGGAGAACAACCGCGCACCCGGCCGCACCTGCCTGGAGGCATGCGGTCTTCTCCAGAGCAGCCTCCCCTGGCAGGACGCCAGCCAGATCGGTTCCAAGGGCTGTGGCGCCAACATGCGGGTGGCGCCCGTCGGGCTCGTCCCCGGGCTCAGTGAGGAGCAGCGGGCCGGTGCCGCGCAGCTCCAGTCCGCCCTCACCCACGGGCACCCCACCGCGCTCGCCGCCTCCGACCTCACCGCCCACGCCGTACGGTTGCTCACCCAGGGCGCCGAACCGGCGGCCCTGGTCGGGCTCCTGCGGGCCTACGCCGTCGACAACCGTTCCCGCTACCACCACCGCTGGCTCGGCGACCTGTGGACCCGCAGCCAGGACCCCACCCCGGAGCACTTCATCGCGCGCGGCTGGGACGAGTGCCTCGGCGTGCTGGAACGCCTCCAGGAGGCGCTGCGCGACCCCGCGCCCGAGGCCGACCCGTGCCTGGCCACCGGGGCGGGCTGGATCGCCGAGGAGGCCATGGCGACCGGTCTGCTGTGCTTCCTGCTCTTCCCCGACGAGCCGGTGACCGCGCTGCGCCGGGCCGCCTGCTCCTCCGGGGACTCCGACTCCATCGCCTGTCTGGCGGGCGCCTTCGCGGGCGCGCACGCCGGGGCCGACGCCTGGCCGACGGCGTGGGCGGACCGGATCGAGTACCAGGGTGAGCTGGTGACGCTCGGGGCGCTCTGGGACCAGTGA
- a CDS encoding NUDIX hydrolase, whose protein sequence is MRGYDKYAHEPFAVTVDLAVLTLRAGTLHVLLVERGQEPYAGRWALPGGFVLPDESAETAARRELAEETGLKDVSGLHLEQLRTYSEPDRDPRMRVVSVAFAALLPDAPEPTGGGDAAQARWLPYDDAKPLAFDHDRILADAHDRVGAKLEYTCLATAFCLPEFTLGELQQVYETVWGTGLDRPNFRRKVLATPGFVDPVPGGARLTGGRGKPAALYRAGAATALHPPLLRPPREGRSA, encoded by the coding sequence GTGCGGGGTTATGACAAGTACGCCCACGAACCCTTCGCCGTCACCGTCGACCTCGCCGTGCTCACGCTCCGCGCGGGCACCCTGCACGTGCTGCTCGTCGAGCGCGGCCAGGAGCCGTACGCCGGCCGGTGGGCGCTGCCGGGGGGCTTCGTGCTGCCGGACGAGTCCGCGGAGACGGCCGCCCGGCGGGAGCTCGCCGAGGAGACCGGCCTGAAGGACGTCTCCGGGCTGCACCTCGAGCAGCTGCGCACCTACAGCGAACCCGACCGTGACCCCCGGATGCGGGTCGTGTCCGTCGCCTTTGCCGCGCTGCTGCCCGACGCCCCCGAGCCGACGGGCGGCGGCGACGCGGCCCAGGCGCGCTGGCTGCCGTACGACGACGCGAAGCCGCTCGCCTTCGACCACGACCGGATCCTGGCCGACGCCCACGACCGGGTCGGCGCGAAACTCGAGTACACCTGCCTCGCCACGGCCTTCTGCCTGCCCGAGTTCACCCTCGGCGAGCTCCAGCAGGTCTACGAGACGGTGTGGGGGACCGGCCTCGACCGGCCCAACTTCCGTCGCAAGGTGCTCGCCACCCCGGGCTTCGTCGATCCCGTGCCCGGCGGCGCGCGCCTCACCGGCGGCCGCGGCAAGCCCGCCGCCCTCTACCGTGCGGGCGCCGCCACCGCGCTCCACCCGCCCCTGCTGCGACCGCCCCGGGAAGGACGATCCGCATGA
- a CDS encoding pseudouridine synthase → MRSSGSGSGRNNGRGKPRGTGGGGSQPRGGSGGRDDRPRGGSGGRDDRSRGGSGGRDDRPTGAGGRDDRPKRPSKPRPEERRYDVGPGATHEGPKAGRGGAARGGAKGGPKQGQQRGGRTEPARSREYETRAEERNRDRYAGKKEVKLPKTFPGAEQEGERLQKVLARAGYGSRRACEELIEQARVEVNGEIVLEQGKRVDPENDEVKVDGLTVATQSYQFFSLNKPAGVVSTMEDTEGRQCLGDYVTNRETRLFHVGRLDTETEGVILLTNHGELAHRLTHPKYGVKKVYLAHIVGPIPRDLGKRLKDGIQLEDGYAKADHFRVVEQTGKNYLVEVTLHEGRKHIVRRMLAEAGFPVDKLVRVAFGPITLGDQKSGWLRRLSNTEVGMLMKEVEL, encoded by the coding sequence ATGCGAAGCAGTGGCAGCGGCAGTGGCAGGAACAACGGGCGCGGCAAGCCCCGGGGGACCGGCGGGGGCGGTTCCCAGCCGAGGGGTGGCTCCGGAGGCCGTGACGACCGGCCGAGGGGCGGCTCCGGAGGCCGTGACGACCGGTCGAGGGGCGGCTCGGGAGGCCGTGACGACAGGCCGACGGGCGCGGGGGGCCGCGACGACAGGCCGAAGCGTCCGAGCAAGCCCCGTCCCGAGGAGCGTCGCTACGACGTGGGCCCCGGCGCCACCCATGAGGGCCCGAAGGCCGGGCGCGGCGGCGCGGCCCGAGGCGGCGCCAAGGGCGGCCCCAAGCAGGGCCAGCAGCGCGGTGGACGCACGGAGCCGGCACGTTCCCGCGAGTACGAGACGCGGGCCGAGGAGCGCAACCGGGACCGGTACGCCGGCAAGAAGGAAGTGAAGCTGCCCAAGACCTTCCCGGGCGCCGAGCAGGAGGGCGAGCGGCTTCAGAAGGTCCTCGCGCGCGCGGGCTACGGCTCCAGGCGCGCCTGCGAGGAGCTGATCGAGCAGGCGCGGGTCGAGGTCAACGGCGAGATCGTCCTGGAGCAGGGCAAGCGGGTCGACCCGGAGAACGACGAGGTCAAGGTCGACGGCCTGACGGTCGCCACCCAGTCGTACCAGTTCTTCTCGCTGAACAAGCCGGCCGGCGTCGTCTCCACGATGGAGGACACCGAGGGCCGTCAGTGCCTCGGCGACTACGTGACCAACCGCGAGACGCGGCTGTTCCACGTCGGGCGGCTCGACACCGAGACCGAGGGCGTCATCCTGCTCACCAACCACGGCGAGCTGGCGCACCGGCTGACCCACCCCAAGTACGGCGTGAAGAAGGTCTACCTCGCGCACATCGTGGGCCCGATCCCGCGTGACCTGGGCAAGCGGCTGAAGGACGGCATCCAGCTGGAGGACGGGTACGCGAAGGCGGACCACTTCCGGGTCGTCGAGCAGACCGGCAAGAACTACCTGGTCGAGGTGACCCTGCACGAGGGCCGCAAGCACATCGTGCGCCGGATGCTGGCCGAGGCCGGTTTCCCGGTCGACAAGCTGGTCCGCGTCGCCTTCGGCCCGATCACCCTGGGCGACCAGAAGTCGGGCTGGCTGCGACGGCTGTCCAACACCGAGGTCGGCATGCTGATGAAGGAAGTCGAGCTTTAA
- the scpB gene encoding SMC-Scp complex subunit ScpB has translation MVVDEPATEEHLAKILQRPRRRVADALRELADEYTVQGRGFELRLIAGGWRFYTRPEYAAAVEGFVLDGQQARLTQAALETLAVVAYRQPVSRSRVSAVRGVNCDGVMRTLLQRGLVEEAGAEPETGAILYVTTNYFLERMGLRGLDELPELAPFLPEAEAIEAEMLEGVPSFDPDAPDADADDTTTTEL, from the coding sequence ATGGTCGTCGACGAGCCCGCGACCGAGGAGCACCTCGCGAAGATCCTCCAGCGGCCCCGGCGCAGGGTCGCGGACGCGCTGCGCGAGCTGGCCGACGAGTACACCGTGCAGGGGCGTGGCTTCGAGCTCAGGCTCATCGCGGGCGGCTGGCGGTTCTACACCCGGCCCGAGTACGCGGCGGCCGTCGAGGGCTTCGTGCTGGACGGACAGCAGGCCCGGCTCACGCAGGCGGCGCTGGAGACCCTGGCGGTCGTCGCGTACCGCCAGCCGGTCAGCCGCAGCAGGGTCTCCGCGGTGCGCGGAGTGAACTGCGACGGCGTGATGCGCACCCTGCTCCAGCGCGGTCTGGTCGAGGAGGCGGGCGCGGAACCCGAAACAGGTGCGATCCTGTACGTGACGACGAACTACTTTCTGGAGCGGATGGGCCTGCGCGGTCTGGACGAGCTCCCGGAGCTCGCGCCCTTTCTCCCCGAGGCGGAGGCGATCGAGGCCGAGATGCTGGAAGGGGTCCCGTCGTTCGATCCGGACGCACCGGATGCAGATGCAGACGACACGACGACGACGGAACTTTGA